A portion of the Rhinolophus sinicus isolate RSC01 linkage group LG03, ASM3656204v1, whole genome shotgun sequence genome contains these proteins:
- the SETD9 gene encoding SET domain-containing protein 9 isoform X1, giving the protein MPGRLLRGLWLRWRRYRYRFVPWIALNLSHNPRTLRYVPEESKDKVISDEDVLGTLLKVFQALFINDFIKQSDILTMLPEPVKSKYQDLLSVQHPRVKLLEYRHHQQNIFKPEEVLYKTLGFSVARATSSLISAGKGVFVTKGLVPKGAVVSMYPGTVYHKYEPIFFQSIGNPFIFRCLDGVLIDGNDKGISKVVYRSCNGRDRLGPLKMSDSTWLTSEIQNPLAIGQYVNNCSNDRPANVCYQEFDVPAVFPIELKQYLPNVAYSNDKQSTLRCVILVALRDIKQGEELFSNYYTIVS; this is encoded by the exons ATGCCCGGCCGCCTGCTGCGGGGCCTGTGGCTGCGATGGCGCCGTTACAGGTACCGCTTCGTACCTTGGATCGCGCTGAACCTAAGCCACAACCCGAG GACCCTCCGATATGTTCCAGAGGAATCCAAAGACAAAGTTATCTCAGATGAAGATGTCCTAGGAACATTACTGAAAGTTTTCCAAGCTCTATTCATAAATGATTTCATTAAACAATCAGATATCTTGACTATGCTTCCAGAACCTGTTAAATCAAAATATCAAGATCTACTGTCAGTTCAACATCCAAGGGTGAAACTGCTTGAATACAGACATCATCAGCAAAATATCTTTAAACCAGAAGAAGTTCTTTATAAAACATTGGGTTTCAGTGTTGCCCGAGCAACTAGCTCATTGATTTCTGCTGGAAAAGGTGTCTTCGTTACTAAAGGATTGGTACCAAAAGGCGCGGTTGTATCTATGTATCCTG GTACAGTATATCATAAATATGAGCCAATCTTCTTCCAGTCCATTggaaatccatttatttttagatGCTTGGATGGGGTACTCATTGATGGAAATGACAAAGGAATATCAAAAGTCGTGTACAG GTCTTGCAATGGGAGGGATCGACTTGGCCCTCTAAAAATGAGTGATAGTACATGGCTAACATCAGAAATTCAGAATCCACTGGCCATAGGACAGTATGTCAATAATTGTTCAAATG ATAGACCAGCTAATGTCTGTTATCAGGAATTTGATGTGCCTGCAGTTTTCCCTATAGAATTGAAGCAATACCTTCCTAATGTTGCCTACAGCAATGATAAACAAAG tACACTTCGATGTGTCATTCTTGTTGCACTCAGGGACATCAAACAAGGAGAAGAGCTTTTTTCAAACTATTATACAATTGTCAGCTAA
- the SETD9 gene encoding SET domain-containing protein 9 isoform X2 — translation MPGRLLRGLWLRWRRYRYRFVPWIALNLSHNPRTLRYVPEESKDKVISDEDVLGTLLKVFQALFINDFIKQSDILTMLPEPVKSKYQDLLSVQHPRVKLLEYRHHQQNIFKPEEVLYKTLGFSVARATSSLISAGKGVFVTKGLVPKGAVVSMYPGTVYHKYEPIFFQSIGNPFIFRCLDGVLIDGNDKGISKVVYRSCNGRDRLGPLKMSDSTWLTSEIQNPLAIGQYVNNCSNDRPANVCYQEFDVPAVFPIELKQYLPNVAYSNDKQR, via the exons ATGCCCGGCCGCCTGCTGCGGGGCCTGTGGCTGCGATGGCGCCGTTACAGGTACCGCTTCGTACCTTGGATCGCGCTGAACCTAAGCCACAACCCGAG GACCCTCCGATATGTTCCAGAGGAATCCAAAGACAAAGTTATCTCAGATGAAGATGTCCTAGGAACATTACTGAAAGTTTTCCAAGCTCTATTCATAAATGATTTCATTAAACAATCAGATATCTTGACTATGCTTCCAGAACCTGTTAAATCAAAATATCAAGATCTACTGTCAGTTCAACATCCAAGGGTGAAACTGCTTGAATACAGACATCATCAGCAAAATATCTTTAAACCAGAAGAAGTTCTTTATAAAACATTGGGTTTCAGTGTTGCCCGAGCAACTAGCTCATTGATTTCTGCTGGAAAAGGTGTCTTCGTTACTAAAGGATTGGTACCAAAAGGCGCGGTTGTATCTATGTATCCTG GTACAGTATATCATAAATATGAGCCAATCTTCTTCCAGTCCATTggaaatccatttatttttagatGCTTGGATGGGGTACTCATTGATGGAAATGACAAAGGAATATCAAAAGTCGTGTACAG GTCTTGCAATGGGAGGGATCGACTTGGCCCTCTAAAAATGAGTGATAGTACATGGCTAACATCAGAAATTCAGAATCCACTGGCCATAGGACAGTATGTCAATAATTGTTCAAATG ATAGACCAGCTAATGTCTGTTATCAGGAATTTGATGTGCCTGCAGTTTTCCCTATAGAATTGAAGCAATACCTTCCTAATGTTGCCTACAGCAATGATAAACAAAG GTAG
- the SETD9 gene encoding SET domain-containing protein 9 isoform X4 has translation MLPEPVKSKYQDLLSVQHPRVKLLEYRHHQQNIFKPEEVLYKTLGFSVARATSSLISAGKGVFVTKGLVPKGAVVSMYPGTVYHKYEPIFFQSIGNPFIFRCLDGVLIDGNDKGISKVVYRSCNGRDRLGPLKMSDSTWLTSEIQNPLAIGQYVNNCSNDRPANVCYQEFDVPAVFPIELKQYLPNVAYSNDKQSTLRCVILVALRDIKQGEELFSNYYTIVS, from the exons ATGCTTCCAGAACCTGTTAAATCAAAATATCAAGATCTACTGTCAGTTCAACATCCAAGGGTGAAACTGCTTGAATACAGACATCATCAGCAAAATATCTTTAAACCAGAAGAAGTTCTTTATAAAACATTGGGTTTCAGTGTTGCCCGAGCAACTAGCTCATTGATTTCTGCTGGAAAAGGTGTCTTCGTTACTAAAGGATTGGTACCAAAAGGCGCGGTTGTATCTATGTATCCTG GTACAGTATATCATAAATATGAGCCAATCTTCTTCCAGTCCATTggaaatccatttatttttagatGCTTGGATGGGGTACTCATTGATGGAAATGACAAAGGAATATCAAAAGTCGTGTACAG GTCTTGCAATGGGAGGGATCGACTTGGCCCTCTAAAAATGAGTGATAGTACATGGCTAACATCAGAAATTCAGAATCCACTGGCCATAGGACAGTATGTCAATAATTGTTCAAATG ATAGACCAGCTAATGTCTGTTATCAGGAATTTGATGTGCCTGCAGTTTTCCCTATAGAATTGAAGCAATACCTTCCTAATGTTGCCTACAGCAATGATAAACAAAG tACACTTCGATGTGTCATTCTTGTTGCACTCAGGGACATCAAACAAGGAGAAGAGCTTTTTTCAAACTATTATACAATTGTCAGCTAA
- the SETD9 gene encoding SET domain-containing protein 9 isoform X3 has protein sequence MPGRLLRGLWLRWRRYRYRFVPWIALNLSHNPRTLRYVPEESKDKVISDEDVLGTLLKVFQALFINDFIKQSDILTMLPEPVKSKYQDLLSVQHPRVKLLEYRHHQQNIFKPEEVLYKTLGFSVARATSSLISAGKGVFVTKGLVPKGAVVSMYPGTVYHKYEPIFFQSIGNPFIFRCLDGVLIDGNDKGISKVVYRSCNGRDRLGPLKMSDSTWLTSEIQNPLAIGQYVNNCSNDQLMSVIRNLMCLQFSL, from the exons ATGCCCGGCCGCCTGCTGCGGGGCCTGTGGCTGCGATGGCGCCGTTACAGGTACCGCTTCGTACCTTGGATCGCGCTGAACCTAAGCCACAACCCGAG GACCCTCCGATATGTTCCAGAGGAATCCAAAGACAAAGTTATCTCAGATGAAGATGTCCTAGGAACATTACTGAAAGTTTTCCAAGCTCTATTCATAAATGATTTCATTAAACAATCAGATATCTTGACTATGCTTCCAGAACCTGTTAAATCAAAATATCAAGATCTACTGTCAGTTCAACATCCAAGGGTGAAACTGCTTGAATACAGACATCATCAGCAAAATATCTTTAAACCAGAAGAAGTTCTTTATAAAACATTGGGTTTCAGTGTTGCCCGAGCAACTAGCTCATTGATTTCTGCTGGAAAAGGTGTCTTCGTTACTAAAGGATTGGTACCAAAAGGCGCGGTTGTATCTATGTATCCTG GTACAGTATATCATAAATATGAGCCAATCTTCTTCCAGTCCATTggaaatccatttatttttagatGCTTGGATGGGGTACTCATTGATGGAAATGACAAAGGAATATCAAAAGTCGTGTACAG GTCTTGCAATGGGAGGGATCGACTTGGCCCTCTAAAAATGAGTGATAGTACATGGCTAACATCAGAAATTCAGAATCCACTGGCCATAGGACAGTATGTCAATAATTGTTCAAATG ACCAGCTAATGTCTGTTATCAGGAATTTGATGTGCCTGCAGTTTTCCCTATAG